The nucleotide sequence gttgcagcatcattgggcacatcgtctggttcctcttgatcttcagcaacttcccccgttgcagcatcaccgtattcagggggcacatagttgccatcgtcctcttcttcttcgctgtcttccatcataacccctatttctccgtgcctcgtccaaacattatagtgtggcatgaaaccattgtaaagcaggtggatgtgaaggatttttcggtcaaagtaagacttcgtattcccacatttagggcatggacaacacataaaaccattcttcttgtttgcctcagccacttcgagaaaatcatgcacgcccttaatgtactcggaggtgtgtctgtcaccatacatccattgccggttcatctgcgtgcattatatataattaagtgtgtcaaaaaccattacagaacatcatgaatagataattaagtgaccaaattaatagaagttcatcatcacattaaaaccaaagtacatacatagttctcatctaacaacatatagctctccagagcatcaaattaattaaaccatacattgaaactatgtaaaacatttcaatgcgaaaacaaatgcaatcataatcgcaaccaaggtaacaattgatccaacggcgtaatgataccaagtctcggtatgaatggcatattttctaatctttctaatcttcaagcgcattgcatccatcttgatcttgtgatcatcgatgacatccgcaacatgcaactccaatatcatcttctcctcctcaatttttttattttttccttcaagtaattgttttcttcttcaactaaatttaacctctcgacaatagggtcggttggaatttccggttcaactacctcctacataaataaaatctatgtcacgttggtcggcataattgtcataaacaataaatgaaccaaatagttataaaaagataatatatagcacatccgaatcatagacaggacgagggccgacgggggcggataccaaaaccatcgcactatatagtaacaagcaataaaatagtaagaaaattagacaagtatctatctaaagtaagaatttttttctcttagaaagaagataagaacaagaggctcaccacggtggtgccgacgacgagatcggcgcgggcgatcgacggcgctgaagatgggaatgggacgtgacgggccgctaaacctagacaaatctcgaggaaaatgaagctttgaggtcgagcttcgacaggagaaagcttaactagtgtggctcgggcatttcatcgaacacctcatgtgcataggaggtgagctagagcaccacaaagccctcccctcgccggccagcgaaaaacagagcactggagcgctctgctcgcgggcgaggggtatatataggcacctcattggtcctggttcgtggcatgaaccgggactaaagggaagccagtggtcccggttcaagccaccaaccgggaccaatggtggtgggccaggagtgaggcccattggtcccagttcgtcccaccaaccgggaccaaaggggccagacgaaccaggaccaatgcccccacgaggcccggcaggcccgtggcctcaccaaccgtgaccaatgcccccatgggtcccggttctggactgaaccgggactaatgggttgacccggcatgaaccaaagccctcttttctactagtgaggctTACTCATATCAATCGGAAAAAAGGACAGGGGACATTGGATCTTGATGATGGGTGGCTGGGACCGAGGACGCGCCTGGACGACCTGAGGAAACGCAGCAGCACAATAGCTCCGTCGTGATGGCGTCCGGCCGTTGGTCCCTTGCACCACGGTAAGAAGGCAGGAAGGAGAGGGAGATCCCAAAGGGCGACGGCGACCCGAGATCCCTTGCGTCGGCAGGGCCGTCCCCCTTCTCGAGCAGGATAAGAAGTTTTGCTGAAATCCGTGGTTCAAGCTATTCCGACATATATTATGAGCTGTTTCCTAATACCCATTTCTATATGTGAAGGGATGAGACAAGCTGTTGCTGATTATTGGTGGGGTAGAGAAGATGGTAAGAGGAAACTTCACTGGCGTTCATGGGATTGGTTATCCACACCAAAAAAGCTTGGTGgactaggtttccatgatttttcGCTCTTCAACCAAGCTATGCTTGGTAGACAATGTTGGAGGCTTCTTACTGAGCCAGATTCTCTTTGTGCTCGGGTTCTCAAAGGACGCTATTTTCCTTCCTGTGATTTTTGGGATGCGCCCAAGCCTAGATCGTCATCTTATACTTGGAGAAGTATTCTCTATGGCCGAGAGCTTGTTAAGGCTGGTGTTCGTTGGGGAATTGCTAATGGCCAAAAGGTTAAAATCATGACAGATCACTGGATTCCCGGACGACCACCGCACATGTTGCAAACTCTATTTCCAATTCCAGAATATGCTAAAGTGTGTTCTCTCATGGATGGACATGGTCATTGGAACGAAGAAAATGTCAGAGCTTTCTTCCCAGAGGAAACTGTTGAACTCATATTACAAACACAGATTAGCAGCCATGGAGGAGAGGATTTTGTGTATTGGCCTCATACTCGCTTTGGACTATATACTGTCCGTTCAGCATACAATCTTGTTCGATCTTCGGATTTCTTTTTATCACACAGTAAGAATGGCCGTGGACTCTCGTCAAGTAAGGAAGTTGAGGAGAAATATTGGAAGCAATCTGGGCAATCAAGGCCCCAAACAAAATGAACATAATGCTCTGGACGTTCGCACAAAACTGTCTCCCATCTGGACTTCAGTTACGCCATCGGAATATCCCCACAAATCCTGCTTGTGTGCATTGTGGGAGAGACGAGAGTATTGAGCATTGTTTGCTGTTCTGTCAGTTTGCTTCCGAGGTTTGGAACAAGGTCAAAAAATGGTTCGACATCCACCTATGTCGCAAGAACTTCCACTCAACGAAACAGTGGCTATTCGATTTCATTGACAGAGCATCACCGGAGCAGTCCACTGTTTTGGCAATCACTGTATGGCATATTTGGGAAGCGAGGAATGCGGTAAGGAATGGTGAAGGTAATATCCATCCACACCGTGTTGCCTCAAAGATCCATGCTTATGTTGATTTGGTTCTGCTGCATCTCTTTAAGACTGTTGCGGGGCACAGTCGTGAGACACCATCAAGTTCATCGGTTAAAtggtctccgccgccgcccggatcaGTCCTTATTAACGTCGACGCATCTATCTTCTCAAACCTACACAAACTGGGAATTGGCATCCTGATTCAGAACCACAAAGGTGAATGCTTGGTCGCCTGCACCGAGCCACTTAAAGGGATGGTACAGCCAGAACTTGCTGAAAGCTGGGCGCTCCGTCAAGCTGTGATTCTCGCCCGTGATGAGGGACTGACCTCTGTCATTTTCGCTTCTGATTGCCTCTCCTTAGTACAACGAGTGAACTCTTCATCCATAGACAGGTCTGAAGTGGGTGTAGTAGTGTCAGATATTAAGCGTTTGGttgcttgtttttcttctgttttcttctgCCATGTCAAGAGGTCGTTGAATGCTGCTGCTCATACACTAGCTAGGGCCTGTGAGTTTGCTAGTTCAAAATTTGTGTACTATTCTACTCCAGAATGTATCAGGCAAACTCTTTGTACTGATGTATACTAATTAATATAATGCAGcattctctctcaaaaaaaaaacctTCACGAACCAGAAGTGATGAATAAGAAGCATAGTAGTACATGTCAGTGCTTGAATGGATACTACTGAAATATCCCCTGAGAATCCAAAAAAAAAAGACATTGCCAAACAGCATATACTGGTTGGCGGCACATAGGGACATATTCAGGAATCAAGCATGTGCTTTTCTTAGAGCTAGTAAATTAGTGATGTTATTCTTCGTACCAAAATTCTAATCAGCAAAATTATTGGGCCAGCTCAGAAAATGGAGACTGTTTAACAAATAGTAGCATTATACATGTAATTCAATAAACATATGTTGCAACAGCTTTGCTTCTCATAGCATCACCAGATTGGTGCATGCGCTTAGTTAGATAGTGGCGGTGTTTGTCTGCCTTTCAATCAATATACGAAAAATGCTTACGATTAGCATGAAGGGAAATACTCACGTCAAAATCCCATTCACTATAGAGGTCAGGATCATCTACATTCCCCCATATGTATGCATAGGCGATCATTGTATCCGACGAATCCTGCAAATCCGAAGTACTCAATCATCTTTCCGTGGAACAGTCTAGTGAAGAATTGCTCCCTAAGTGCCAAACGAAAAGTGATCTTTCATGATAAAACAAAACCAATTGATAGATGGTCTATCTGCATGCCCCAAAGAAGAAGGCTCAATCATGAAAAGGGGTGTCAGGATAACTGATTTGAACTAAACATTCCACTGAATTTTGCAGTTCGGCATGAATCCGGCTACCATGAGCTGAAGCAGAGACCTAGGCCGGCGAATGGACTTACGGTCAGTGAGATGCCAACAGCTTCCCTCACATACTCTTCATCTTCAAATGTGTCCAGCACATCAAGCTCCCCATCAGTGATCCCCTTCCAAACCTGTAGCGTAGACACATGAACAGATTGTCACTCGTTCTGCACTTCAACCGTTCCATACTGACAGTACTCGCCACTGTTCACATCTTAACTTGTAGTGGACAAACTAAGAAATTAACACCAAGTATACAGGATTTGTGTGTGTGCGATTGCATGCACCTTTCCAGGGACTTTGTTGCCGTCTAcagggaggatcgccgggtagacTCGGCCCCTGATGTTGAGCCTCTGGTTGCGACAAAAGCAACGTGAGAATAGCGACAGGGGacgcagagggagagggagaacaCATGACGAACACCGGGAGGAGTGGACGCTCACCTGGGCGAGAACCGCCGCAAAGGACATCCCAGGCGGCAGTGTGATGTCCTGCACGTCATCACCGGCACCCTTGCCGTCGCCTTCGCCTCCCTATCCTCTCCGAGCGGACAACAGTCGCCGACACCACTGTAGGTGAATCCTCTTCCGCGGCCGGGAGCACCGGGAGGCCGAGTCGGTCGAGGACGCAGGGGAGGAGGCCCTGTCGGCCTCCGGGGAGTTGCCAGCGATGTGGGCGGCCCCGTCCATCGAAAGGGGCCCTGTTGGAGTTGAAGCCCCGCCGCTGGACCTCCTTCCGCGCCTTGTAGATCGCCTCCATGTCGTCTCCGGAACAGGATTCGGCCCCTACCTCGCCTCCTCGACCAGATCTGAAGGGAGATTTTCGCTGCCGCGCCTGGCGTCGTGTGCATCGCAGCCCCATCTCGCTCAG is from Triticum aestivum cultivar Chinese Spring chromosome 3A, IWGSC CS RefSeq v2.1, whole genome shotgun sequence and encodes:
- the LOC123057387 gene encoding AIG2-like protein C, coding for MSFAAVLAQRLNIRGRVYPAILPVDGNKVPGKVWKGITDGELDVLDTFEDEEYVREAVGISLTDSSDTMIAYAYIWGNVDDPDLYSEWDFDGIFQ